In Ursus arctos isolate Adak ecotype North America unplaced genomic scaffold, UrsArc2.0 scaffold_2, whole genome shotgun sequence, the genomic stretch GTGGGGGCCAGCTACCTCCTGGTAGGAGAACCGCCTGAAGCGCTGGTGGGAAGCTTCCGAGTGAGGGTTGGTGCTGTTTAGGGCTGATTTCTGTCCCTGTGAGCAGTCCTTGCTTGGGGATGGGTATGCCTGGGGACTCCTTGTTGCAGCCATGATTTGCTTCAGCAGACTGGCTGACTGGCAGCCACTTCTACCCTGGAGAACAGATTCCATTTCTTCTCATATCACTGGGAAGCCATTCTCCTGGACACCAGTGAATGTCTTCCTGGCATTAGAGAAACATGAGAATATCTTAGTGGTGCACAATCACAGCTGAAAAAGACTCTAATTGGAAGGGAAGCTacaggaaatggaaaaagagCATAAAGTGATCTCAtattccttccctctgcttctcgTGATGTactttctgtccttttcctttGCTCCCTCTACAATCCGAGAATCTAAAGCACTGGAAATATCAAAACTGTTTTCTCCACAGCCGATTGGTATTTGCTCATGAATTTCCCAAGCTACTTTCACAGTGTAGTCCAGCTGTTCTTTCTTGTGTTCCCCATATGCCTGGATCTtgttccctgcccttcctcccctcagTAAGCCAAGAGCCATCTTCCCAGTTGCCACCTTCTCGTAAGGTGCCTCTGGATTAGCCTCTTATCATTTACCCCCTGCtctctaccaccaccaccaccaccaccgccccccccccccccacagagtGTGGATGAGAAATGACTGGCTTGctgtatgcttttattttccagTATTCCTTCCTACTTAGAAATGCATCTTCTTCCTTTGTGATTGAGTCCCTCTAAACTCCAGTGGGTCTGGTGGGGCTATTCATTATAGtacccttccctcccaccccaggagcaGGCATCTGACATAAACCGAGCCTGTCAAAATTCTCTGAGGTTTTACCTAAGGTGGGGTGTGAGAAGTTCCAGATTTCCTAGGAATTGCTGAATTGGGAGGATGTAAGACTGGAGCTACCTGTAATTGTGTCACTCAACATTCCACTCCTCCACCAAAGGGGTGAGCCTCTTCACAGAAgtaaaaacaacccccccccaaaaaaacttttaaacaaaTGCATTTGGGTTATTCTTCTTCCAAAGTACTTGAACTGCTTTCACTTATAATCTCTTTACATATAATGCAGCCCAAGAGGCTAGAGATTGAGAAATGGAAGGCATTACTGGTAGCAGTCCTTTTTAACAAAAAAGGAGAATCCCACGGCACAGCTCCGCAGCAAGGCCCAGGCCTCAAAGATGTATGCCATGCCTCAGATCTTCTACATCCGGCTCCTTATCCAGATGAAGAATAGTTTAGTAAATGCTATACTAGTTTCATGCGGAAGTCGGAACTTGTGCTCCTCTTGACCCCTAACATCCCGTCCATAGTTTGAGAATACTGCTCTCGTGTTGCACTCTGGCGAAGACCCTGGCGCTCGGCAGAAAGCAGGACGAGGATGGGAGCCGGGGTGGTTCACGTTTCGCTAGGCAGAGATGCCCTGAGTCGTGCCGGCTCCCTGGGCACGAGGGTCAGGCGCTGGGGCGGAGGCGGCGTGGGGAAGTACCCGCAAGGTCACGGCCCGCAAGGAGTCCAGGGGGGACCGGGGCGTGTGCGGGGGGCGCCCGCCCCTGTGCCCACCGCCCTGGAACGACTCCCAGCGGCGAGGGGTTCACAGGCCGGCATTGAACCCAGCTTCGAGCCCGTGGCCGCGAGGAAGCGGAGCACTCACCCGAATCGCTCAGCCGCCGGTCCGGGAGTCACCCCCTGGgcaccccctcccctttccacCGGCTCTAGTCCACCCGCCGCGCTTGTTCTCGAGCAGCGCCATTGGACTACAGCTCCCGCCGTGCACTGCGAAGGCTGGTCGCCGTCCCTCGCCAGCATCGACAGACTCAGCAGCAAATAGACGCGAGAGACCGTCCTCTAGGAGCCAATCCCCCAGGAGAGGGGGCTGGCCCTCCTGTGCCGTACTTCCCCGCGTCATTCCCCCTCAGCCAGTGGGAGTGTCCGCGACGAGCGgcctcggccccgcccccagctcagGCTCCCGGGTTCCGCGTCCCAGGTCCCCAGAGAGGTGAGTCCGCGGCAGGTGGGCGCGGGGCACTGGCCTGTCGACTACGCTGCCGCCCCAGGCGTCAGCCCGCCGGGCTCCCACGCAGTCTCGAAGTGAAGCCGCGCGCGGGGGAGCCGCAGCTTCGCCCAGCTGGGGGGCCGCCGGGGCGCCCTCTGAGGCCGTAGCGGGCGGGCCTGCCGGGCGTCGGGAGCGAGCGGCCGCCGCGCTTCGCCTGCCCTGCGGCGAGCGGGGGGGGTCTTCCGCGCGGTCCGTGCTGCTAGCCCCGCAGCTCCTGGCGAGATGCTCGCGGTCGGCGCCGCCCGGGTGCCGGGGAGGTGGCGCAGGCCACCTGTGTGACAACTCGAACTTTTCCTGGGGTTTCCCGACCGCCAGTTGGGTCACGTTGCGCAATTCTACTGAGACGTCGTGCGTTTGTCGATGAAATAAAAGCAGGATTTTCCCCCAGTTCCTTTCAGGACGTTATGACTTTGCTCCATTTGAGACAGTTCAGGAAACTGCCAGAGGGACAGACTTTCCCCACGGTCAGGCCCTGTGTTGTCCCCGGGAGCTTCGGGCCTCTGTATGTCCCGCCCTCCCCAACATCTCGCTGACATTTAGAGAGACTTCTGCGGAACCATGAGCCCGAAGGCTTGAGCTGCTTCCGGGGAGAGAGAGCCCGTCTCCTGAGCCCCAAGATGGCGGCGAAGATGGAGATAACTTTGAGCTCTCAGTCCCACATTCAGGCTTCCTCCAAGCCAGAGAGACACATAATAACAAAGCTGGAAGACAAACGGGGACCCGCTCTGCAAAAAGACCGCCCCGATCCTGAGCTCTCCCGCCAGAGCTTTCGACGGTTTTGTTATCAAGAGGTGTCTGGACCCCAAGAGGCACTCTCGCGGCTCCAGCAGCTCTGCCGTCAGTGGCTGCAGCCCGATCTGCACACCAAGGAACAGATTTTGGAGCTGCTAGTGCTGGAGCAGTTCCTGAACATCCTGCCTCCGGAGATCCAGGCTCGGGTCAGACATCGATGTCCAACGAGCAGCAAGGAGATTGTGACCCTGGTGGAAGATTTTCAAAGAGCAGCCAAGAGACCAAAGCAATGGGTAAGGAGGGCCCTCTCTCATGGTTGCCAGGAATTCTTTTTATCTGGATAGTATCTGGTCTCTGGATCCCTCCCTAGTTAGTCAGAGTCCAGAAATGGGCCCAATGGCTTCAAATGTTGCTTCTGGCCTCTATTTGGGAACCCTCCCTGGGAGATATAAGAGTTTTCAGAAAACCCAGGCACTGGCACTCCAGTGGGAAAGTAGAGGATCAAGTAAGGTTCTTGCATTTTTGCCCACACATCTCCCCACACGCTTTTCTCCTGATGGTTTCCTATAGTCAGGATTTTTAGCAGGCAGGGTCATCTTGTTGGGTAGGAATTTGATTTGGGGGGGATTTCATGGTGGACCTTGCTTCAGTGCAGTGTCTTCCCTTTGGATCAGGAAGTTGCAGCTCacttggccattatttcttccaacCCCCACCCTCCAATTCAGACCCCATTCAGGGCCTAGGCAGGAAGCAAACAACCATGTGCTTTGAGGAATGGAGGCAGTCAGGGAGCAGGGTGGGTGGTCTTCTCCTAGCCCTACTACTACTGGGATCTCCTTATCAGGGAAGCCTTGGGCAGAGCAATTTATTAGGTATGTTAGTTTTTTCGTGGACTCATCAACTGCTTCCCAATCCAACAGGGCCTGTTTCCAACAGAATCTGGCAAGTGGGTGAAATAGGGTGGACGTAGGGTGAGACATAGGGTGTCTGGATGGACATAGGGTGAGAATCTGCTAGGCCAGTGTCGTGACTGACTCTGCTATCTGTGCCTTCTGTCTGATGACTTTGAGGCCCTGAGAAAGACCCCCATTTAGGGTCACCCAATCAGGAAGTCTTGGCTGATTTGAAGCAGCCTCCATGGATTAGGATTAGTCTCCCTAATCATTCTGCACGTCCTTTCCTTTGGTACCTTTGAGAGTTTTCATAGTCTCTCAAAGTTGGCCTCCAGACTGTTGTCAGGAATTCCCAGGGTAAAGGGGTCATCACAGAGCAGTAAGAAGTCAAGGTGCCCCCAGTCAGTCCTCAAGCTGTGCTCTAATGCATGGGGCTTGTTCCTAGGTGGCCGTTTGTATGCAGGGGCAGAAGGTGCTCTTGGAGAAGACTGGATCTCAGCTTGGAGAACAGGAACTGCCAGACTTTCAACCTCAGACTCCTAGGAGGTATCCCAGGGAGAGCCCTCTGGAGGAGCCTTCCCAGGTGGGATCTCAAGACCAGCTGAGCTCTCATCATTGGGAAAAATCCCCACTCCTCCAGGAACCAAGCCCCAAATTGGCTGGCACAGGTAAACATTCcatgcctcttctctccctctcctaaaTTCTTTACCTCCATCAGGATGGCTAATGGTTCTGAAACACCATAGACTGCATATTGGGTTTTTTAATGTTTGATGTAACAGTAGATCTTTATTTCCTAATGAATTTCATTGATTAGAATGGTAGTGATGGTGTATATAAGAAGTATGGTTTTATCATTTTCTGTTAATGACTTTTTGACAATCTGTTAATGACTCAGTGACATTGCATAACAGGATTAACTACTCTCTCCCCTTCAGAGCTTCTTGTAGTGAAGACAGAGCCACATATGACCACTGATGAACTTGCGTGCAAACCGTGGCTGAGTTTCGTCACTTAAAATGGTTCCAGGTTGGGAAGGGGCCTAGAGAGTGCAATACTTTAGAGGAAAAGTCCTGCTCCGTATTattgtctgcctcttcctcctcctctgccattGTATGTGCTTCAAACCTGGtgtccatttccccatctgtctGTGGTACATTGCCAGTCATTGCTGGCCCTACTGTACTCAGTCCTATCATCTCTAAGACATAACAGAGACACTTTGGCCAGTCTTAGTGATGTGAGTAGAGGGGATGGTCAGCAGGTTAGAGAATGTTACCAGAAGGCTGGAGCGCTTTGATTTCCTTAAGAATTGCTACATTCAGTGAAACACTTCAGTTTGGTTATTCCCGGAATTTAGGAATGGAGAAGACCTGGGGTATTCAGTGGAAAAGCACTGTGACCCTGGCTGAGCTCCTGCCCCATAACCTATGGGCTTCGTGGTCCTGAGCACACACACTCCCTTCTGCTTCATTGCAGGCAGCTCAGTGTGCATGCaggctctctctccttttatttgaTCACCAAAGGTAGATTCTCATGTTCCTCACCCCTAAGTTCCAGTAAAGCCTTCCTTCAGAGCTGCACTGCCCAGTAAGTTGCCATTCTCCACATGTGgctatgtaaattttatttatggagaTATAATGCACATACCATGAGATTCACCCCTTTGAAGTATATGTTTCAGTGGTGTTTAGTACATTCACACACTTGTGTGACCATCCCCATTTGTctaattcttgaaaatgttcatgacctcaaaaagaaacccagaCCCCTTGGCAGTCACTCTCCAGCGTCCCCTCTCCGGCCCCTAGCAACAACCATCTGCtttgtctctggatttgcctattgtGGATATTTCAGAATCATATCTGTTGtgctcttttgtgactggcttctttcactgagaaggttttcaaggttcatccatgttgtcacatgtgTCACTCCTTCGTCCTTTTTACGGCTGATACTGCGTTATATggacattttgtttgtttatcagttgatggtcatttggggtgtttctactttttggctgttaggaatagtgcttctatgaacatttgtgtacaagtttttgtgtggacttatgttttcctttctcttggccgtatacctaggagtggagttgctgggtcagACAGCagctctatgtttaaccttttgaggaaacaccagactgttttccaaaacagctgtgccattttacatttccaccagcaatccCTGTGAGGATTCTGATTTCTCCAGTCAGCACTTGTCGGTTTTTCAGTTACAGCAATCGCATTAGGTGTGAAGTCGTATCTCATGAaggttttatttccctgatggtggataatgttgagcatcttttcatgtgcttattggtcagttgaatatcttctttggagaaatatctattcagatcctttgcccatctCTAAATTGTGTTAGTCTTTTGTtgttagagttctttatatatcctggatactTGACCCCTACGTATAATTTGCAAGTATTTCCTCCCATCGatggttgtcttttcactttcttgatagtatcctttgaagcacaaatgtttctaattttgatcaagtccaatttatctatttttcactTAGTTTGCTTGTGTTTTGGTGACATATCTAGAataccattgcctaatccaaaatCACAAAGATTTACACCTATGTTTTGTTCAAAGAGACATTGGCTTAGCTCttctatttaggtctttgatccattttgagttattttttgtatgtgttgTGAGGCAGGGGTCCAACCTCACTCTTTTGCTTGTGgaaatccagttgtcccagcaccctttattgaaaagactgttctttcccccattgaattgccTTGACAACCTTGTTGAAAAGCAGTTGACCATAATTGTTATAGGCTGCTTATTTaaatctgaattaaaatttagtaaaattggataaaatttaaaattccgtTTTCTCCAtcacattagccacatttcaagaacTCAGTAGccccatgtggctagtggctgccatattgaatAGTATGTGCGCGTGCCCATGTCCGCACACACACTTCCCACGTGGCAGGAATCCTGTGGGATAACACAGCTGAAGATCCTCCAACTTGCCCACAGACATTCCAGCTTGGTTCTGTCCTGATCCTCAATCATCGTGGTCAGATATTGCAGAGTTTCTGAAATTAGGATACATGTCTAGCCCATATTGCAGTTTGTAACCCTAATGCTGTCACGTTTGTAATGAAAGAACATACCACATTTGCTGGGTTTCCCATTATTTAAAGAGCCAGTGGTGATCATTCCGTGTCCATGTGAGTGAGTTGATTTGCAGTGTTGAAAGTTCaactctctcctttcttttcatttagttaaTTGACACTCAGGTCTGATGggtttgcttttccttatttattttccctAACCTTTTCCTAAAGGTAGGAAGGAGAGATGGGGTTGGAGAGCTTGGTTCCTAACTTTGATATAAATTACAGTCACCCAAGGAGCCTGTTAGCCACATAGATTTCCAGGTTCCCCATTCTGACTCAGCAGCCATGGGGATGCAGGGGTAGCCTACTTGTGTAACAGGTGCCCCAAATGACTCAAATGCAAGTTGCCAGTGGAGGACCACACTTCAAGAATATTTCTTGGCTCTTTTGCTgagcttctttcttctttctgattatAGAGGCCCCCAGAATGAAAAGTGACAACAAGGAAAATCCACAGCCAGAGGGGGCTAAAGGAGGAAAGCCATGTGCAGTGTCCCCTGGCAGATCCAAAGGGAATGGTCTGCAGAGTCCTGAGCCGAGAGGGGCGAATATGAATGAATCCCGCTTGACACGGAGGCAGGTCAGCCCCCCAAATGCTCAGAGGCCATTTGCTCACTACCAGAGACACTGCAGGGAACTGGAATACATCAGCAGCCCCCTGAGAGAgctgaagaaaagcaaaggaagcaaAAGGAGCCTGAGCAGTCGTTTGCAACGTCTTGGTCACCAGCCAACCCGCTCAGCaaagaaaccttacaaatgtgaTGACTGTGGGAAAAGCTTCACGTGGAATTCGGAGCTGAAAAGACACAAGCGTGTACACACAGGGGAGAGGCCCTACACATGTGGAGAGTGCGGGAACTGCTTTGGGCGCCAGTCAACCCTGAAACTGCACCAGAGGATCCACACCGGCGAGAAGCCATACCAGTGCAGCCAGTGTGGGAAAAGCTTTCGCCAGAGCTCAAACCTCCACCAGCACCACAGACTCCACCACGGGGACTGAAAACAGGGCTTCGTTTTCTCTGTTCAGAAAGAAGGCAACTGTGTTTCTCCTTCCCCTTACTTGCATGTAAATCACAGACTGTCTGTGTGACTTACAAGGAAAGCAAGAAGTCCCTGAGGAATGCCGGTGCATGTTTGGCTGCTGAGGAGTCCCAGAAGACACCAGGGGGGTCGTGATAGAGCAAAGAGATTGCAGGTCTGGGTGTTGGGTCACAGAGAACCGGGGTTTCGCTAAGACAATCCGGCCAATCCTGCAGGTGCCCCTGCCCCTTTATTTATCCTCTAAACATGTCCAAGGGTAAATTACATACATACTTAATGTACTTGCTATCATACCAGACAATCTtaatcacacacacacttctttaaTAAAGATCAGTGATCCACTAGAATTTCAAGGCAAAAGTTAATTGGAATATAAATGCCCTAATATTCTTACTATAATTCCTGGCTGTTCATAACAACACATGAAGTGAGAGTTTGAACGTGTTTGTATGAGGAGAGGATTTCCAAGTAAATAGtgcttttacacacacacacacacacacacacacactcacacacacggaGGGATCTATTTATATGAAAGGACCTTTGATTTAGGAAGAAATCTCCACAGCTGCCGCAGCCCTCACCCAGACAACGGGAAAGCGACAACAGGAAAAAAGCACGTAGCGTGTGTAGACAGCTAAGGACATGCCAAAGGGACCCTTACTACTCTCCTTACTCACTTAGGCTGGCAGCCTTAAGAATAACAAAGTGATTGGGGTGATGAAGTGTTACAGAAATGGATTATTTCAGTACATTTACTTAAACTCATTGAAATGGGTTAATTTTatgataatataaattatatctcaatgaattttcttaaaaaacgcaaaatatatttgtataaaatgtaaaagtcCTGGAATGAGGCCAGAGAGTTGATCAAATTCCATCCTTTCATTTGCTCAAAGTAAGAATCCAAACCCAACCAGTATCGTTTTCAGTCAGCCAGAGCAAGCCAGCGGCCCTCTGAGTTCAGAGAAGACCTCCGGTAGCTGGGTGCAGTGCCTCCAGCAGGAAACGGGTAGGCGGCATTCTTGCTAAAGCATCGGTATCCTCCAGTCATTGCCAGTcatctctgggctgtgttctctGCTGCATCCTCACCCCCCAGGGctctgcacatgctgttccctttgaTTTTAGGACCTGCCACCCCCattgcttcctccctcccccatctcacagGAGCGTCCTACTCAGCAAAATCCTCTCTGACCGTGCCGGGCTGACTATACTGTGTcactccctcctccactccacATACTGGTGGTGCTCAACCTGGGAGCAGATttgccctcccccttcctctggaGGGACATTTGGCCATGTCTGGAAATGCTGTTGGTTTTTATGACTTGTGGGGAGGAAGGGTCACTCCTGGCCTCTCGtaggtagagaccagggatgtaACTAAACGTCCTatagtgcacaggacagccccacagcAGAGTTACCTGGCCCAGTGTCAGTTGTGCCAAGATTGGGGAGCTGTACCGTACACAGTAAAAGCTCTTTAGGGACAAGAAccttatttttccatcattttagcTTTTAGACTAAGTCCAAGCCCAGCCAAGGGAAATACATGTTCATTCAGGGCTCGGTCCTGCCTGAACCAGAGACCCTGGTGACAGTGTGTTGAATGCAGCTGACAAAGCCTCTTGTCTTTTGGGCAGAGAGAGACTTAATGGAAGCTTAGTGGCCTTTAGACTACGTCACAGTCCCCTTCCCAGCTTGTCTTTATTACTGTGCCTGCACCTTACCCTCGCCCGTCTGTCACCTCTCACCGGTCAGGGTCTCTTGATTCCTCATTTGCTCCCACCTCATCCATCTTTTTCCGGGACAGTTTTGCTGTCACAAGACCCTCCTAATCATGGTTACGTCTGTGTCAGTTTCCTCTTGTCGCTATAACATGATCACAAAcgtagtggcttcaaacaacacaaaCATAATCTCTTAGAGTTCCAAAGGTccgaagtccaaaatcagtttcacaGAACCAAAATTAAGGTGTCcgaggggagaatctgtttccttgcctttcttggcttccAGTGGCCACTTCCTCTGTCTTAAAGTGCAtgcctccttcctctgtcatCACATCACCTTGTCATCTGACGCTGACTATATAAAGGGCCGTCATGATTATATTGGGCCCGtccagataatccaagataatccccccatctcaagattcttaatcacatttgcacaatcccttttgccatataaggtaacattcacaggttccagggattagaatgTGAACGTATTTGGGGGGCCAGATTCAGCCAACCATACCTGTCTGTTGAATCAACTTGGTTAGTGAAAGATCTCTCCTAAAAGCAAATGAACATAGATACCCACTCTTCTTATTTATGAGTTGGGATAGGAACTCTTCCTTAAATGAAACCTTTGTTTGGTATATGTTGAAGAACCTGTATGTGGTTTCTCTCTTCTGAACAAACTAACTGCTGAATCTTAAAGTCTTTGGGTATCTGTTCAACTGTGGTCCTTGAATAAATGTGACAAAATTACCAATCTGAATATCACTCCTTCCCAAAAGGTTTTCAAGCCTGTGATGCTACCTCGCCTCTCCTAGTCCAGTTTTCCTCTGGCAGATGAGGCTCAACTCCAGGCAAGGAGTCTGAGGGAGTCTGAGGGCAGGAAGAAGGCGCCCAGCCACATTTGCAGGTGTACTCAGTTCGTCAGATGTAGGATTGTCCCCGTCTCCCTTGCCCGTGCATGGTTCACCAGAGGGCCTCCGCCCAGACCACTGACTTGCAGGCTTGCAACTAGCTACCCCATATAAGAAATACTCTTTCTCTTCACCCATGAGCAACCTGTAAGGTTTACCATCTTTTCTTGGTTTGGCCTGTATTTAGCCATGGAGGGGGATGACTCCGACTCAAGTTGTTTGGTTCCCTGGTGGCCCCCAGTGAGACGGGGAGAGGGAAACATCATGCACAATGGGGAATCTGGACCTCACAGATGTCCCtgaaaagcattttccacctACAGTAGATAAGGACTTGTAAAACCCTTCCCATAATACTGTTACCACTCCTGACAGAATTAATGACTCCTGAATACCATCCAATACACAGTGTTGAAATTTCCCCCaatgtttccaaaagaaaaatgctgtttttatGGCTTTATTGAGATCTATTTCACATAGAACGTTCATCCATTTATATAGTTCAATAattatattcacagagttgtgcagccagcaccacaatctaatttgagaacattttcaatacctaaaaagaaaccccatCATATTTAGCAGTTACTCTGCATCCCTGTGCCCCCTTGAGCCCCCTCTTCACTCAGCACAGTGTCTTCAAGGTTCAGTTGTGTCATAGCAGGTGTCAGTACTTTATCTTTTCTGTGACCGAATAATAGTCCACTGTGTGGATGGACCActtctgtttatccatttatccagtggacatttggttgtttccatttcagggctcttgtgaatagtgctgctgtgaacgcGTGTACAAGTTTTTCTgtgaatggggcgcctgggtggctcaggcggttaagcatctgccttctgctcaggtcatgatcccggggtcctgggatcgagccccacatcgggctccctgctcagtggggagcctgcttctccctctccctctgcctctcctcattgctcttgctctttctttctctctcaaataaataaataaataaataattttaaaaatctaaaacaacgTTTTTCTGTGAACacgtattttcctttctcttgggtaaatactagggagcggaattgctgggtcatgtggtaacaTTACGTTTAGCCATTTCTGAGGAGCTGCTAGGCTGTTCTCTACAGGGTCTGCACCCCAGCTGCCCACCTGTAGTGTGTGGGcgtctcagtttctccacatcccgGTCAGCACTTGGTATCATCAAATTGATTATAGCCACGCTAGTCCGTATGAAGTgctgtctcactgtggttttggtttgtgttaccctgatgttgggcatcttttcatatgtttactggccatttgggtatcttctttggagaaatggctattcAGAACCTCTGctcttttaaaattcacttgtcttttcattgttgtAAGAGTCCTTTATagatcctggaatcaagtccttatcagatatagagcttgcagatattttctcccattcttttgtaatgtatttttgtACAATTACAATACATCTTTTAAAGCAGCTGTCACCTGCCAAAATACAAAAGTGACCAATATGGTCACACTTCCTGTATTGCCGGTGAAATAGAAGTGTGAGAAACCGTCTCCAAATGTCACTCTCTAGAATGGTTCTAGAAACTTGTCTTGGACCAGATAAGGGCAGAGCCAGCTAGACAAACCCCAAGGACCTACCTTGTCCTGGGGGTGACTTGGACGTAGTCAGATCTGAGGCAGCTCATTAGGCCGGAGGAGTGGACTTTGTGCCAAGCTAAGACGGAGGCATGGCTTTGTGCCCAGCTCTGTCATTCTCCAGCCCGGTAACCTGGAGGCATCCAGGCCTGTTTCCTCTACTGGAAATGGGAACACCTGCCCTGCTTCCCACACATGATTGGTGAATGAACGTGTGTACGTGAAAGCACTCTGTGTCCTGGACAGCATCATACGAAAGGAAGGTGAATTATGCATCAAGTAATATGGAGCTTCTTGAAGTCTCCTCTCAGCCCTTCAGATCCTGAAATGAGCAAAGAGGCTGCAGGAATTTGAGGAAGGAGAGGTCTTATTTCCTggacttggctttttttttacaCATTATCTCATAGGAGATAATGTCCTGAAAGGGAGAAGAATTTCTCCAGAAGGCTGTTTGTGAATAAAATTGATGTCCTAGAGAGAGGGGCCCCAAAGCAGAGGCACCCCCTCTTAGCATGGCCCTTCATGCTgctcttggctttttctttttctactgtagtaaaatatacatacgGTTTACCACTTTAACCATCCGTGACAGTACAGTTTGGTGGCAGGAAGCACATTCACCCTGTTGTGCAGCCCTCACCACCATCCC encodes the following:
- the ZNF174 gene encoding zinc finger protein 174 isoform X1, whose translation is MAAKMEITLSSQSHIQASSKPERHIITKLEDKRGPALQKDRPDPELSRQSFRRFCYQEVSGPQEALSRLQQLCRQWLQPDLHTKEQILELLVLEQFLNILPPEIQARVRHRCPTSSKEIVTLVEDFQRAAKRPKQWVAVCMQGQKVLLEKTGSQLGEQELPDFQPQTPRRYPRESPLEEPSQVGSQDQLSSHHWEKSPLLQEPSPKLAGTEAPRMKSDNKENPQPEGAKGGKPCAVSPGRSKGNGLQSPEPRGANMNESRLTRRQVSPPNAQRPFAHYQRHCRELEYISSPLRELKKSKGSKRSLSSRLQRLGHQPTRSAKKPYKCDDCGKSFTWNSELKRHKRVHTGERPYTCGECGNCFGRQSTLKLHQRIHTGEKPYQCSQCGKSFRQSSNLHQHHRLHHGD
- the ZNF174 gene encoding zinc finger protein 174 isoform X2, with product MAAKMEITLSSQSHIQASSKPERHIITKLEDKRGPALQKDRPDPELSRQSFRRFCYQEVSGPQEALSRLQQLCRQWLQPDLHTKEQILELLVLEQFLNILPPEIQARVRHRCPTSSKEIVTLVEDFQRAAKRPKQWVAVCMQGQKVLLEKTGSQLGEQELPDFQPQTPRRYPRESPLEEPSQVGSQDQLSSHHWEKSPLLQEPSPKLAGTELLVVKTEPHMTTDELACKPWLSFVT